A genome region from Pseudomonas sp. S06B 330 includes the following:
- a CDS encoding lysis protein encodes MPWVGVFAALALLLGLVLGGRGAWLWQTNDYGKQLSDQATDYDRQLAAKDRAHGREREAAAAAALDQLAAQQDARRGLEDRLQEQAKTHWKEMGDAQQNQARLRDRLATADLRLSVIIDAGSVAAQGCDGKVREAAGTGGLVHAALRADLDRTHAQRIFAITDEGERGIIALRACQNYVSEILGRQFGTLP; translated from the coding sequence ATGCCTTGGGTTGGCGTCTTTGCGGCGCTCGCCCTGCTGCTCGGGCTGGTTTTGGGTGGGCGTGGGGCATGGTTGTGGCAGACGAATGACTACGGCAAGCAGCTTTCCGATCAGGCTACGGACTACGACCGGCAGCTGGCAGCGAAAGATCGAGCGCATGGCCGCGAGCGCGAGGCTGCGGCTGCAGCTGCGCTCGATCAATTGGCGGCACAGCAGGATGCTCGCCGCGGCCTGGAAGACCGTCTGCAGGAGCAGGCAAAAACACACTGGAAGGAGATGGGCGATGCTCAACAAAATCAGGCTCGCCTGCGTGACAGGCTTGCTACTGCTGACTTGCGGTTGTCAGTCATTATCGACGCCGGATCCGTTGCCGCCCAGGGTTGTGACGGTAAGGTGCGAGAAGCCGCCGGCACCGGAGGCTTGGTACATGCAGCCTTACGCGCCGACCTTGACCGAACGCATGCTCAACGAATTTTCGCCATTACTGATGAAGGAGAGCGAGGAATAATTGCTCTTAGAGCTTGTCAGAATTATGTATCTGAAATACTAGGGCGGCAGTTTGGAACATTACCTTAA